A segment of the Symmachiella macrocystis genome:
ATTGGTGCAACTGGGCGGGCTGTCACAACTCAAAACGTTGAGTCTACAAAGGACCGGCATCACCGACGCAGGACTCAAACATCTGCTCACTCTCGACAACTTGGAAGACCTCGACCTGTCTGAAACAAAGGTGACGTTCGACGGCGTCCGGGTGTTGCGAGCTTGCGGCAACCTGCGCCGCCTTGGATTGGGAGGAGTGAAGTTAACCGATGCCCAGTTCGACGAACTACAGCAGGACCTGCCAGGCTGCGAAGTGACGCGTTATTGGTCGACGTTTCACCGCTAATACTCACCAAGGACCCAACATGGCAGACACAACGACTCAATTGCCGAAGACTAAACGTCGTGCACGCTGGCCATATTTGCTGGCCGCAGTCGCCGTGTTGGCCGTGATCAGCATCATGTGGCTGGTGCCGATTGCGATGGAACAACGGACGATCGCGGTGATTCGTGCGGAGTGTCCTAAAGTTGACATCATGTCGGGCGTGGTAGGCGACTTGCCCTCATCAATAGAGGGGTTGCATTATCGTGTAGGTTCCTTTTGGGGGCTGGGCCCTCTACCAAGAAGGACGTTAATCCGGACTGGCATTGCGGAGCCAGCCATATTGTAGGAGTGGATGGACCATGATTTTCAGCGAGTGGTGTCTATCGAGGGATCTGCTAACCATCTACGTCCCGCGGCGAACCATTTGCGATGGTTGCGAAATGTTGAGTATGTCTTGCTCAGAGAAGCCACGGACGAGGACCTTGCGTATATCGGTCAATTTACGGAACTCAAAATTCTAGATTTGCGTTATTGCGAAAAGATTACAGATACCGGGCTACAGCATTTGCTATCCTTAACCAAAGTAGAAGACCTCGACTTGTCCGAAACAGCAGTGACGTTCGACGGCGTGCGGCAGCTATACGTCCTCCACAACCTGCAGCGTCTGGATTTAGGAGGATTGGAACTCAACGAAGCCCAACGCGACGAGCTACAGCAAGCTCTACCGGGCTGCGAAGTGACGCGTTATTGATTGGCGTCGCCCAAACCCCTACCATGTCGCTCCGCTGTCACGATGCGGTGGCCTAATTCGATGGTCAGGTGATCGCTGTTTCCCTTTGTATTTCGTGCCGTTCGCTGTTTTCGTGGTTCGTCTTTTCTGAGCAAACCTAAAATCGGCGGCCGGCGCAGTCATTCTGGATTTAAGTCGCATGGAACGCACAATTCGCCAATACGTCGACAAAGATTTAGAGGGCGTGCTCTCCTCTTGGGAGGCAGCGACGCGGTTGGCGCATCCGTTTTTGACCGAAGAGTTCCTCGCCCAAGAACGGCACAACATCCCCAACATGTATCTACCGAACGCCGACACCTGGGTCGTTGAACAGGACGGCACCGTGATCGGTTTCATCGCCCTGATCGGCAACGAAGTCGGCGCGATCTTCGTGCAACCCGACTTCCACAGCACCGGCGCCGGCCGCGCCTTGATGGATCAAGCACGGGGCTTGCACAAAGTCCTTGAGGTCGAAGTCTTCCGCGCGAACGCCATCGGCCGAAAATTCTACGACAACTACGGCTTCCAACCCTTAAGCGAATCGGTACACGAACCCACCGGACAGGAATTGTTACGGTTGAAGTACACCGCCGAGCGGGCAGCTTGAGCCGCTGTGATTATTGGTTGGTCGGGTCGCTAATTTTGTTTCATGTCGGAATTGATATCTTTGATCGCCTGTGTCGCGGCTTTGCGGACCGACTCGTCTTCATCCTCATCATCGGCAATTTTTTGGAGATGGGGCAGGGCTGCTTTGGCATGTGTTCCCCTTTTGCCTAGGGCTTCACAAAAAGAGACTCGAAGTTCCGGCCCAAACGATTTGTATTTCTCCTTGGTGAGGTGGTCAATATGATATTGGACTCGGTCCTTAATCGTTGATTCGATATCCTCTGGATCGGATTCGTTTGACGGAGTGCCATAGGAGTCCTCCTCTGATGAATCTTCATCGTTATCGTCGCCACCCCAGGCTAGCCATTTTTCAGCTTCGCGCACTTTGATCAGGTTCATGTCATCCAAACCGACAACAAAGAATCGCGTAGTTTTTCCTGTCTGCTCCGAACGCACACCATCAAGAAATGCTTTCAATTCCGGCATGATTTGCTTTTGCATGTTCACATCCGGCAGTGGCTTGAGTTTCTCAATGCGTGTTTCGACTGTGGATTTGACACTCTGAAGTTTATTCAACAGGAC
Coding sequences within it:
- a CDS encoding GNAT family N-acetyltransferase, which translates into the protein MERTIRQYVDKDLEGVLSSWEAATRLAHPFLTEEFLAQERHNIPNMYLPNADTWVVEQDGTVIGFIALIGNEVGAIFVQPDFHSTGAGRALMDQARGLHKVLEVEVFRANAIGRKFYDNYGFQPLSESVHEPTGQELLRLKYTAERAA